Genomic DNA from Excalfactoria chinensis isolate bCotChi1 chromosome 11, bCotChi1.hap2, whole genome shotgun sequence:
gtccagcaacaacaacaattaGTTCTAACAACAATATTAGTTCTAATTCTGACCTGTATCAAGATCTCCAATCACGTAAATGCTGGCTCCAATAGGCACAGCTCCATACACGAAAGAAGAGCTCGTTGGGATACACAGGTTCTGGTCATTTAGATAAATCCACctgtaagaaaataacaaagaactGCTATATGATTTCTGGCTGATTTGAGGGAAAAGTTCAGAAATAGTCTCACAGCCGACCTTTGAAAACCCCGTAATGTCCCAATTCATGATTCAGAAGTAAGCCTCCCTTCTGGCACCAAAGGAGATGCTGTTACATGCCATTTGCCTTGGGACAGCTAATCCCTTAGTTTGCCTTTCAAAAGTTTCTCCCTCCAATTTTTGTCTGTGCTGCACAACAAATGATTTGGGGTTTTAGGAAAAGCAAGGGAATGGGAAAAGCATGGGGATGTTGTCCTCTGCAGCTGTCACAGAGGGCGAGAACATAACTAGGATGAGAGGAAAACAATCTTTTTCTCAATCACTGTAGCTCTGTTGCACCACAAAACACCCTTCCGCAAGTTTCAGTAGCTCCCCTCACTATGGGAAGGGGACAGCTTCAGTATTTTCACCTTTAGCACCAAGTTATTCCAAACTAAGAAAGGTGCATAAAAGGCacagaaatggagaaggaagaCTGTAGGTTTGTTGGGGAGGAAggggttgttttgcttttcagtgacaAATACAGGACTGTgacaagggaaggaaaaatacagcacTAGATGGGTTAGTTCAGCTACTCATCAAGTTCAGAAATCAAATGAACTCTGTGGATTGGTTCTATTAGAAACAGGATTCCAGTTTAAATGGAGAAAAGTATGGGACCCAACCATTTACTACTGCTGCacttcagaataaaaagaagaaattaaagtatCTGTAGTTGCTTGTGAAAAATCGCTCTCAACCTTTCTCAGCACGTCCTTTAAAAGAACAGCCACAACTTTTCAGGAACGCTTACAGCAGTTTTCACAGTTAGAACTAGGAAGGAACAAAGACAGGAAGGGCAAGGGGTCACATTTCATCAGCACTTGACGAAGCTCCAGCTCAACGTGGGCTGTGCCTACTGCTGGAACACTATggaaaaaacaccataaaaaaGGAATGTGCAAACACTCTCCGGAACGTAACTCTCACATGCTTCTCCAGGATGGCTCTCCTCAAACCCAACCCGAGAGCAGCAGAGGAGACGGCGCCTAACTAGAGACAAAAACAATTACTATCAAACTGAAATATGCTTCCACTGAAACCttttaaaaagggaaggaatcttcttttttttttttcccctgtcttaAAGCGGTACAGACAAATAAATCCATCTGAACTGCTGGAAGTAATAAGCAGGATGGtaacttttatttccaaatggaaaGCACTTAGAGGCACAAAACAAGGCCTGTGTATTCCATGCACATCACCATAAGCTCACACCAGCTGTGAAAGGAAGCctacaaacaaaggaaaacctCTTCTGTGTTCCTCTTAACTGGCCGACTGATAGCGCTGTCAGGTTTCCCCTTATATCTGCATAAGCATTTCTTTGTAACGAGATTCCTGGATACTGCATGGGAGACCCTTCTACTACTATGTTACAAAATTAGCTGGTTTACCATTCATGTAGtgttggaaatattttcttatttccatgATGTCCCATTAGCAAAATTAATACTTTAAGTAGTTGTTAATCGACTGTTGCTTCAGAACAAGCACTTCTTGCTGTTGTTGCCCAAGATAGCCGCAAACTTTGATGGTTCTTTTGAACCAGaaaccagcaaaaacaaaagaaaacccttCTCCACTGACAGCCCACTACAGCCAAGGGCAGGGCTGACCAGCAGCTCCGGCACACCCTGCACATCTCCCACTTTCACATTTTAGAAATCAACTCTTATCTTGAGTAGCATTTTAAAAGAGCACAGTGTGCACAAAGCTCAACCCATCGCCTTTAAGTCCGCGTCTCCAGCCTCAAGGAAGCTGCTCTCCAATTGGGTTCTACCTGCCTGCGCTCACTCGTGTGAGCCTAAAGACAAActgacaaaatatttattaacagaaacatttcagttacaGTTATTGCCAAATACAATATAAATTACCACAGTACTCTGCTTGTATTCCATGTTTATGTTACTATTCCATCtcacttcatttatttcactaCTTGTTTATGTAGCATAGCGCAGCAGGACTCacaatgttttgggtttttctttttcctatggTGAAGAGCTCTGCACATTCCCAGTCCTTGGAGGAGTCTGTATTGTACTTAAGAACTGCAATTCTGAAAGACTATGCACTGTGAATTGTTTTGGACTCAGTTGCCATCAGAATAAAGTCAACCCTCAGTCCTTTTATCCAATCCGAAACAGATTTACGCACTGATGTAATTGTATATGCTTATTCTTACACACTAAGCAAAACTTGTAACTCAGTTCCTCGCGTGTCCCTAGGAGGATGCTACATCCTCTACTCACAGGTAATGAGAGCAATGACACATATATGAGATGTGCTCATTGCTGCCCATAGCTGTGACCCAGCAATATCTGAGGGCTGAACTCAAAGAACCAGAAGTGCTTTATactcagaaagaaagcaaacgTAATGGAGTTCTGAAGTTAATTAAACCCAGCCAGAAAACGATGTGGTTCGTTAGGAAGAATGAGATAACAATATGCAACTACTAAAAAGTCATCATGAATTTTGGCTAGAGAACCCTTCTGGATACACAACTGGAATTtacatgctgtgcttttggctCCCTGTCACTAAACAGCTTTGCAAACGTATCCCTCCTTTCCACAAATCTCCTGTTTTACCCTATTGCTTATAGATTTTGGTCAGTCTTATACATATAATCACCCCATGTGGTACTTTAGGTTTAATTACACAGTTCCAATGTTATTTCTTCACTGCAACTGGAAAATGAATAAGCTTTTGGCATTTCAGAGGTGtgcatttccttcctcctgACTCCTTGATGCTGTTGGTTTGAAGGAGACAGATGACCACTATTTGTTTTAGAAACCATCACTGCAGAAATATACGTGCTTTTCAATGATAAATTAATAACCTGTAGTAACTGCAAAACATTAAGATGACGAATCAGTCTCTATATGTATCACATTAACTATGCACTAATGAAAAGGAGGAACTGCCCCTAAGCGGACCCAGCTCAGGCTCCTCAAGCCCTGCCCTGCCTGTGACAGATGGCACCCACCCTGCAAAGTGTGGCTGTGCCTGGGTCTGGGGATAACTGCCAGTCCCTGCTGGCCGATGTTGTAACAGAGCATGGTATCACAGCACCCTCTCCTGGTAAGTAACATCACTTCTTGCTCCAGAGGGTGAAAACGGGCTCTCCCAAAACCGGAGAGCAGAGAAGTGCTTAGTGTAGGTAGCACTGCTGGTGACTGTCCTGGTCACCCAGGAGCCGCCTATTGCCCTAACTCAGGTTCACATCAAGATGAATTTCCCAAACAAATGACACGCACTGGCAAGGCAGAAGGACAAAGAGACAACctgagcagctccctgcaggtgcctccagctgcagctggacagTCAGACAACTGCTATCTCACCttgtgccagcacagcccttgTAGCACTCACATGCCTGATGGGGTACAAGATCAAGAGCTGAAGTGACCGGAACCGCATCATACCTTTACTTGAATCCTGTAACTTCCTAGGATGCCACTaagcaaaaacagagaaatgcaggTACCTGCGCTGCAGACAGCAGGTGGCACCAACTCACCTGTGCTCAAACTGCACCAACCAGTGAAACAGGTTTACAGTCACTGGTAAGGAACTGTGAGCCACAAAGCACCTTCTGAAGAACAGCATCAGTCTGGAAACATTTCCGTCAAGTCAACCAACACCAGGAGGGAGTTTgtcagaaagcatttatttccagaattttTCTCCTGCAAACCCCCCTGCCCTAAGCCTTGTTTGCTTATAACATCTCCCCATGGCCccaaaggaacaaaaaacacCAGGGAGGATCAGCAGCAACTCTTCCTGTCTGCTTCCCATAACCACCTTGAAGTGCATTTCCTCCCCAGCTTCTTTTGGTCAGAGCTCACATGGACGTGACTTAGAACAACAAAAAGTTCATTTCATACAGAGATTACAGTTATATATTAAACTCCCCACTGCTATACgatttttatgtgcttttataCAGGCTACATTCAAAGACGTGATCTTGTAACAGCTTTAGTTCTCTCCACCACAGTCAGCTCTCTTTGAGATTTCTGACAGCAGAGTCTTATTTCAATTCAgttgattaaaaagaaaaaaaaaagcaaagaaatcccATTTATAgttaaatgcaaaaagaaaacagtggagGTACAAAAGGTTCCCAGTGACACCCGGAGCATGAAGTTACTACCCATAAAATTCAGTCTAACGTAAGCTATGTTTTAAACAGTTGCCACATGTACTGAAGTGGATTCTAAAACAAGAGCCAAGAGATAACAAATGAAGTCACCAGAAgcaaattcaaaacaaacaggaggagatCAGCCATGTGTAGCGTCTGGAGGTAACTGCACTGAACAGCACCCACAGCATCTTTTCTTATGACAAGAATCCACACTGTTTCAAAAGCCAACCAACTGTGACTGTTGATCTGTATGCATTCCCCAGGTTTATAGCTGTAATTAGTTACCTTTTAAATTCATCATGATAAAACTCAGATTTACACGTCACCATCTCGCTGGCTTGGCTGTCATCACGACTCCTGACCCCCCCAAACACATAAAGCTCAGAGGCAACTCCACAGGCCACTGCCCCAAACCTGGGAatccaaaacaggaaaaaaaagaaccaacaaacACAATCAGAAGATATACTAAAACATTCCATCCTTATCATTTTTTTAACATGTATTTTTAGATATAACATGTattgatgaaaaaaatatatgtatttaccACTACAGTAATGTACTTATCTCtagagaaaaagctgaagttcCAATTGGATGACAACTTCTactctttattttgcttcaggATAGTATTGCTTGTGACATGCTAAGCACATCTCTACTGAAACATTCTGATGGGTTGGATTCTTCTCTTTACTCAGCCACCATAATAATGGTGTTTTAGGGACCATTTTGTTGGGCTCAGACTGGATACACTCCAGCAATTGTACCATCCCACTCCCCCCAAGCTTCACCTTCACCCACCTTCTCTCTTTCAGAGGACAGATGGCCGTCCACTGTTGGGTCCTGGGGTCGTAACATTCAACGGACTCAAAGAGCTTCCCATAGGAGCCTCCACCCATTGCatagattttcttcttcatagcTGCATAGCAGCcaatctcaaaagaaaaaagaaaattacacaTAAACACGCGATATCCAGAGCTCCAAACTAATTATACACACACTTCTGTACACTTATGTATATTGTACATAAACATTCAGTCATGGTTCTAATATACACATCATAAACAAGGGACTTGCTctcatttccctgctgcttgtTAGAGTTTCTAGTTGAAACAAAGCCTTATGATACACAGGATAGTTGCAACTATTTAACAGCAAGGAAGGTGGTAAAATACAATGTAGCTCTTACCTTCCTAACCATGGTCAAGTCCGGCTGCTTGGTCCAGGTGCGGTTATAAATATCATAACTCTCCATAGAGATTAGTTCCCTTTCACCATCCTCACCTCCCAGAATATACAGAATTCCATCAATCTCCACCACACCAAAATTATGTCGTGCCTAAGGGATATCAATGAGGTTAGCACTGTAAGACATAACTGCTAACCACGAGCAGTCAGTGCAATCTTCTCTCGTGTCTGTCAGACAAGTGATACTGGTATCAACCACTACAGTggtttttctattattttttaatacaatgAAGTCTGAATCTCACAAATGAGATTATTATATTCTCCAATTCATGAACACAAagggtattaaaaaaaaacaacaaacagagcagcaaaagcaaaagagaaccTGCAGAAACCTAAGAACAGAGCTTGGCTGTATTTCAGTCTGCACAGCAGTGGTCTccaaaatgaagcttttcagGTCTGTACTCTCACAGTGCATCACAACTACAAACGTGGATTTCCTCTGAGCTCAAACACAGGCCCTCGACAGCAAGGAATTCCTGAAGTTCCACTTTGCAGCAAGCTCTTTGGTAACAGTTTGCGTTTGCCATTTCTGCAGCCATTAACAGGCTGCAACAACAGGGTATAAGCAGGAAGCAAACCCTACCATGACTCTGAATGCATACGATGCGAACGATCAGAGATTCAGACTATAAAATCCTGCAGAAGCAACTGAATGTTTTGCTcaagtaggaaaaagaaaaatgaactccAAGAGTCAAACAATGATCTTACCTCATTCATCGGTGGCAGCGAACTCCAGGAGTTGGTGTCTGGATCATATTTCTCTCCAGAGCTCAACGTCCCCTTGTTTTCATCCTGACCGCCGAGCACGAATAAAAATccttctgtaaaacaaaatgcaatgtgACCTTAAAAAACAGGACTCGTGTACAGAGAAAGGCAATCAGACTGGTGAGATGTAGGCTGCACTTTGCTAAGAGTTTCAGATCGGTCACAGGTCACACTCTGGACTGGAAGAAGTAAAACGTGTTCAAACCCATACTCAAGCCTACCACCGCAGATACTCTTTAACACATGCAGTGATGCAGCAACTAGAATtcacttaaaacacaaaatactcCTGGAGAAACAGATGAGCAGATTCTCACAGAGACTGCGGGAATAGCGACTATAAGACACTCAAATGACAGGGATTTTCACAGAATAAAGTGATGTTTTGGGCAAAGGGGAAGCGTGAAATAAGGCCAGTGCAACGtaatcttaaagaaaaaacatacgTAAACTATCTCACACTTTGAGGCACTGGTATGTTTCCATAACGCTGCctttacaaaaacaaagttCCCCTTTACCTGCTGACAATACTCCGTGATTGATCCTTGGAATACTCATAGGAGCAAGTTCAATCCAGAGCTGTCTATTGGGATCATAAAGAGGACACATACACCGCATCACTGAGGTTGGTTTCCGGGATCTGAACACAAGGTGgggaacaaacaaaaccaaaacacagttTTACAAGTTCACCATTAACTACTTGTGTCTACAGCCACATTGTCCACAACACACAttcacagagcacagcattTCCCTGATAAGAAGAACATCTCCAAACCAAATGTAAGTTTAGTTTCCTACACACCAGAGAGATAAAGCAGGCACACCTCATTCACGCTGCATTGACCTGCATTATTGTTAGGACTGAGGTGCACATGCTGACTCCACACTGCATTCTCAGATGCTCCACCCAGATGTTTCTATTTGTCCACTCTCATCAACCTGCAGTACCACTCAATACTTACACTCTTTCTTCTCCACCAACAGTCACGATGCACTCCGAGTAGCCGCGTGGCTTGAAGGAGGCCAGCATGGCCTCTCCCTGCTGAGGTGGTGTGAGTGGGATATTGTTGCATTCTTTCACAATCTCCCGTACCAAAGGTTCGCTCATCATCTGCTCACGTAAATACGCCGCATCTAAGCCTGAAACCCACACCGCTGACATGACATCCTTCATGTGAACCTAGAGAAAGAGACCAACTCAACATTCCCCAGACTCCGTGGGATGACACTTAAGGCATTCACACACAGACTAACAAACACTTTACAAAGCATTTCTGATGTTTGGAATAAGTAACAAAATCAACCACAACGTTATTAAGAATTTGCTGAAGTTTCAATACAAATGTGCtacttgctttctctctctgagATCAACATTATATCATTAAGTGTCAATGggtttcttttatcttcttaAGGCCTATTAAATAATGaagacaagaaataatttatcAACACAGCTTTCATTCACCCTCTCACTACAATGACACGGTCTGCATTTCCAGCAAAATTCAACTATTATTTGATTAGCTCTGAAAACAGCATTCCTAGAACACAAGATAtacaaggagcagctgagggagcagggattgtttagtctggagaagaggaggctgaggggagaacTCGTTGCTccctacaactacctgaaaggaggttacAGCAAAGAGGAGCGAAGCGACAGGACATGAGGAAACTACCTGAGGTTGTACAaaaggaggtttagattggatgttagCAGGAATTTCTTATGAAAGGAGTGGTTAGGcattggagcaggctgccccAGGAGGTGGTGGCAtccccaaccctggaggtatTTCAGGGTCATGTGGACATCAAGCTGGGGGGCATGGTTTAAGTGGTAGACTTGGTACATGATGGCTGAACTCAACGATCTCATGACTAAATGACTCTACAGTTCTACCTGAAGTTCCCACCCATCAGAACAAGCATTCTAACTTAAGTcacatgcaaaaaataaaccttttagTGTCCTGACCTTTCTCGATTCTGAATCATGAGAAATCCACCTAATCACTGCTTCAAAGACGTATCTTTCATTTCCAACGTTGAGCTTTTCCATGGACAGCACTTCTTTCAGTTTTTGAGGAGTCAGTTCCAAGaattcctctgtgctgctgacatCTCGAAAATGAGTTTCCAGATACTCTGAGGCAAGGTAGTGAACATGATGCAAACAATAGTGCAGTGCAAAGTCCCGAATACCAATACAGTTCTCAGCAGCTATGCAACCTTCTAAAAACTCACAGCAGAGAGTTTTTAAGTCTGTAAGCAGCAGGAGATCAGCTGCCTGTACCACATCTTGGATAGTTTCTTCATTTAGCCTGATCTGCAAGAATTAATTTAGAAGTTATCGCTACTATCACCCATTTGCTTCATGACACGTCCATATTCACTACAATCATTCgcagcagctgggaaatggAATATTAACAGCATTGCAAAAATTAGGAGAAATCAATACAACCACTACACATTGATAAATTAAccaaggaaggggaaaggattGGCTTGACAGAAGGTGTCAAAGCAGGATTTTGCACCTGAGGGAACCATGAAATTGCTGCTCTCATCCCAGAGCCTACAATGGATTTTTCCGCAATAAATTAattacctttaaaaaagaaaaatcatgtcCAGAAAAGAACCTCAGGATGTAtctgcttctttgcttttgccTAAAGCTCAAGTAGTTCAGCAGTCACACTCTGAACTGCACACATTGACTCCTGCTAAGGCTACTGGAATAAAGACACAGTGGGCACACGGCCAGCAGGAGGCCAGAGAAGCAGACAGAATGCCTGCAGTACTTTAATACAAGGGGTCAGTGATGGGGTCTCAGCCTCCACTGCTGTCAATCCAGTTTGCTTTTCTGGTAGTGAAAGCATTCCTGCATTACAGCAGGCTACTGAGGACAGCGAACAGTTTAATACAAGgatttaaaatggaatttttcagAGTCCTCCTCCACAGTGTGACATGAGAGAACTCCTTGCAGAACTTGCTGCCTCTATTTCACAGGCAGAACCTATATGAGATGCACCACTCTGCAGTTGCTTCATCACTAATCTTTAAAGTGTGATCCCCAATGGATTTATCTTCCACTATAGTAACGTTAAAACCCAGGTTGTTTTGTCAAACAATTCAATTTCCACCTTGTTCTTTTTAATACCATACCTGCCCACTGAAGATGTAATCTAGTATCTCTTTCATGATATCAACAGATATCCCTTCAAGTTCAATCTTGTACGTTGAGCCATCATCCTTTGGAGGATTGTAATTCAACTTCGTTCtaagaggagaaaggaagatgaatcaataaataagaagcactcaggagctgggcacagcatttctttctaaagaaaaatgacagcagGCAAGCTGTGCATCACATTCGCTAAAACAGGAATGGTAAAACCTTACAGTATAGTCTGAAAGCTGGCAAGAAGAGATGATATGCATGGTCTCTGGTACTGCTCATCACACGTGCAGACCGAACGAAAGCAGGTTAGCCTTGGAAACTACTTATGGCATTGGAGAGCCAAAGCAATTTTCTCCTGGCTCATTCATCCCAAGCATTCACAAACATCACTCACAGCTTCAAACAGAAGGGCACTTCTGCTGACAGATGAAACTAGAATTCCTTTTGGTAAAGGTGAAACAAACTAACAGACAGCCCCCATTGCTTTCCCAAAACAACACACTGGAATGAGCATATGTGACTAAACGTACACCAGCAGCACAACTCGACCATTCTGTCTGGTTTATGATGTTATCAGCCCAGTGTTACGACTGGCTTTAGCTGCACTGTGTGCTCACAGTTCCAGGAAACAGGCCATGTTCTGCTCAGCCAAGCTGCAAATATTCACCCAAATCAGCAGACACGTTTCTGGTGAGCAGTTTCTTTAAAAGCCCTGGGAAGTTTGGATGTGCTTTTGAATAGAACAGAGGAGAACTGGAAAACACCTTAAACTGTCACTGTCTGTTACACACACTCACACTAAGCAGATACGACTTAGCTGAGGGCCAGATTCTGCTTCACTTACACtcagaataaatcattttctcaaAACACACAACTCACATCAAATAAAATCTGAGACTATAAAGAGTCTGAAGAGCAAATAAGGATGGCAATTTTAGCACTCAGCCATATCTGCTGCCTTGTTTTCGTACTGCTCTTCTATGCTGTGAGCAGAACTCTGTCAGAAGTAACTGCTCCAATCCATGCACATCACTGCAACAGCACTGACGCTAAGCTGCTCTGCCCTGTGTTTGTGTAGCACCCAGCACACATGACAGAACAACAACATAATTTGGATGAGCAAATTGCTTATTTCCTAACTCTTGGAATGAGATTAGGAAAATTAAACACCTTCTGTAAATGGCCCACGTGATTCCCGACCATGTTGAAAGAACAGACACTGATCTGTGAACTGTCAGCTAGAAACTTCTATAGCAAATGCAGGGCTCAAGCAATGCTGTGCAACTCGTATCCCAACCCACCTCATCCTGCCCAAGGGGAACAGGCATTTCCCAAACCTACAAGCTCCAAATGAAGGAAGGAGCATCTACACACACAAACATCCGTTCCCAATTCCAGGGTTAGGTTTCTAGATGCAGATTTTCAAGTCTATCCAAATTACCTCAATTTTATGTTCATTGGTTACACCTGAGTTTGAGTTTCTTGTTTGACAATGAAAGCTATACCTTATCTCTGGGATAAAATGGCATTTTTGTTCACTAAAGCCACACAAACCTACATTAACAGTGTCTGGCTTCTTTCCAGGAACAGCAGCCAGATGGGATCCATTCCACACCAAGAACCTATGGGTAACAGCTATGGACCCACACCAAACCAGGGCAGCCAATGCACAGTGGGTTTTAAACTGAGGGCAAGCACATAATAAACACATTGCATAGCAGCACTAATGGGGAGATTAGGGAAAGGACTAGCACTGCTTATCACTAACTTTCATCTCAGCATCACCAGCCCACACCCAAGCTAAATCACCTTGTTGCATGGACTTTACACTGACACCTCCTAGTAACAAGGAAGCATTGCCCAGAGCTTTGGGGTCTTATCAGGCTCTGTGTTCTATTTCCTCTGCACTTCTTCAGGGCACAACAGTTGTTaacctgaaaagaaacaaaccaatcGCAGATTCTTGCCCAAaacacaaacagagcagagagaaaataaacttgAGAGCACACGGAGAAGTTGTACAGTTACAGTCTCTTGTATGCAGACAAACACGCACAGTATGCAAATGCTTCCCACTCAGTTTCAAACGACGCTTTGCTCCTATCATCTGAGAAGCAGTAGTTATCCATCTGTCTCAGAGCCTTAATTTGCTAGCTAATGAACTA
This window encodes:
- the GAN gene encoding gigaxonin isoform X2, with translation MKEILDYIFSGQIRLNEETIQDVVQAADLLLLTDLKTLCCEFLEGCIAAENCIGIRDFALHYCLHHVHYLASEYLETHFRDVSSTEEFLELTPQKLKEVLSMEKLNVGNERYVFEAVIRWISHDSESRKVHMKDVMSAVWVSGLDAAYLREQMMSEPLVREIVKECNNIPLTPPQQGEAMLASFKPRGYSECIVTVGGEERVSRKPTSVMRCMCPLYDPNRQLWIELAPMSIPRINHGVLSAEGFLFVLGGQDENKGTLSSGEKYDPDTNSWSSLPPMNEARHNFGVVEIDGILYILGGEDGERELISMESYDIYNRTWTKQPDLTMVRKIGCYAAMKKKIYAMGGGSYGKLFESVECYDPRTQQWTAICPLKERRFGAVACGVASELYVFGGVRSRDDSQASEMVTCKSEFYHDEFKRWIYLNDQNLCIPTSSSFVYGAVPIGASIYVIGDLDTGTNYDYVREFKRSTGTWQRTKPLFPSDLRRTGCAALRIANCKLFRLQLQQGLFRIRVPSP
- the GAN gene encoding gigaxonin isoform X1 yields the protein MSAPSAVSDPQHPARLLRALSSFREESRFCDAHLVLEGEEIPVQKNILAAASPYIRTKLNYNPPKDDGSTYKIELEGISVDIMKEILDYIFSGQIRLNEETIQDVVQAADLLLLTDLKTLCCEFLEGCIAAENCIGIRDFALHYCLHHVHYLASEYLETHFRDVSSTEEFLELTPQKLKEVLSMEKLNVGNERYVFEAVIRWISHDSESRKVHMKDVMSAVWVSGLDAAYLREQMMSEPLVREIVKECNNIPLTPPQQGEAMLASFKPRGYSECIVTVGGEERVSRKPTSVMRCMCPLYDPNRQLWIELAPMSIPRINHGVLSAEGFLFVLGGQDENKGTLSSGEKYDPDTNSWSSLPPMNEARHNFGVVEIDGILYILGGEDGERELISMESYDIYNRTWTKQPDLTMVRKIGCYAAMKKKIYAMGGGSYGKLFESVECYDPRTQQWTAICPLKERRFGAVACGVASELYVFGGVRSRDDSQASEMVTCKSEFYHDEFKRWIYLNDQNLCIPTSSSFVYGAVPIGASIYVIGDLDTGTNYDYVREFKRSTGTWQRTKPLFPSDLRRTGCAALRIANCKLFRLQLQQGLFRIRVPSP